Proteins encoded in a region of the Paenibacillus pedocola genome:
- a CDS encoding response regulator yields the protein MIQALLVDDERLALMKLQLMLEELGTVTVTGAFTDPSEALSAAPGLDPDVIFLDIEMPEINGMQAAELMQNLCPEASIVFVTAYNDYAVDAFELNALDYVLKPVRRDRLQKTLQRLESAKAQVTLGNQSKLMLRCMQSIRFELDGQPLQSIRWRTLKAQEVFAYLLHNRNRLISKDYLIEWLWPELDYKKASTLLYTTIYQVRQCLKQSGIELQINSANEGYVLETVGLLIDTVEWEKGILALPEINEKNYTEYVQLLDFYSGDYLGDYGYIWAESERQRLRAIWLHQATGLAEFFVSSGKLPAAVTTYQRIVLLQPYFEQAHLDLMKVYDSMGDRIAVEQQYTKLCNLLNRELNIELPSHIIDWYENWKHINLSI from the coding sequence ATGATTCAAGCCCTGCTAGTCGATGACGAACGGCTGGCGCTTATGAAATTGCAGCTGATGCTGGAAGAACTGGGCACAGTTACGGTTACTGGTGCTTTTACAGACCCGAGCGAAGCCCTAAGTGCAGCACCAGGCCTAGATCCTGATGTAATCTTTCTGGATATTGAAATGCCGGAAATCAATGGTATGCAGGCGGCCGAGCTTATGCAGAATCTTTGTCCCGAGGCAAGTATAGTGTTTGTAACCGCCTATAATGATTATGCTGTGGACGCTTTTGAGCTGAATGCCCTTGATTACGTGCTGAAACCTGTGCGCCGTGACCGTTTGCAAAAGACGTTGCAGCGCCTGGAATCAGCCAAAGCTCAAGTAACGCTGGGGAACCAATCTAAGCTTATGCTCCGCTGTATGCAATCCATTCGCTTTGAGCTCGATGGACAGCCGTTACAGAGCATCCGCTGGCGCACCTTAAAGGCCCAGGAAGTATTCGCCTATCTGCTCCATAACCGAAACCGCTTGATCAGCAAGGATTATCTGATTGAATGGCTATGGCCTGAATTGGATTATAAAAAAGCCTCCACCCTTCTCTACACTACGATTTATCAGGTGCGGCAATGCCTGAAGCAATCGGGAATTGAGCTCCAGATCAACAGTGCCAATGAAGGCTATGTACTCGAAACGGTAGGCTTGCTGATTGATACTGTCGAGTGGGAAAAGGGGATTCTAGCACTGCCTGAAATTAACGAAAAAAATTATACGGAGTATGTGCAGCTATTAGATTTCTATTCCGGCGATTATTTAGGGGATTATGGCTATATATGGGCGGAAAGCGAGCGTCAGCGTCTGCGTGCCATCTGGCTGCATCAAGCCACCGGCCTGGCTGAATTTTTTGTCAGCAGCGGTAAGCTTCCTGCAGCTGTTACAACCTATCAGCGCATCGTTCTGCTCCAGCCTTATTTCGAGCAGGCCCATCTGGATCTGATGAAGGTCTATGACAGTATGGGGGATCGTATAGCGGTAGAACAGCAATATACTAAGCTGTGCAATCTGCTAAACCGTGAG
- a CDS encoding ATP-binding protein — protein sequence MTKKKLIVVIVLYLMGLTGLRFLWISIHPLPLPLKAVHGVLDLRDTPFSDDKIYSLRGEWEIYPGTLLPSGSRNRSAVSPEKSPSNIHVPGSWKGAMKQEQEDYRYATYRLRILTEQPDQRIGLILPKINSSSALYVNGKIEGHSGIPAETAQEYTARAVPYPVYFNAVNGEAELVLQVADFDTDSGGILRPVLFGNSQTIHKERLLTIGMELAVCIVLLLHAAYAVILYLIIPRHKVLLYFTLMVIFAAISILSDDDRLLMLWLPISNGWSLKLLRLAFLGTFFFMLLLAKQLLFPNERFKWMRVLAIITLLFGGLLIAVPSSSTLFSVLSHQYGHLLLCLAVGIFIIIYKSFIRNEEGTIFLLLAITSIISSTIWGSIKNNSTLGLSFYPFDLIFAFLAFATFWFRRFFWNAEQTATLAVSLQRSIKQKDDFLANTSHELQNPLHGIINIAEAVLSSEKSTLHEQNAEDLRLLITVGRRMSLLLNDLLDLSQLREHNIQLKLESLRIQSAASGVIDMLRFMTGDKPLELKMDIPDNFPNVIGDEKRVIQILFNLLQNAVKYTEKGTISVYADIHQQTARIHIMDTGIGMDQETQRRVFEPYEQGDSSMTAMGGGIGLGLSICKELVQLHGGSLSVVSSPQEGSVFTFTLQLAGEPAESILKNDVFLPESGEAPSVPYALVRNHSIGDSDSQSKSRVLAVDDDPVNLKILTALLAEDYEIVTVTSGQGALLLLDDESWDLVISDVMMPVMSGYELTRRIRERYSVTELPVLLLTARNQPQDIYTGFGSGANDYVSKPVNAMELQMRVRFLTDLKQSVSRQLRVEAAYLQAQIQPHFLFNTLNSISALASFDSERMSDLIDAFSSYLRLSFNFLNAEPLVPLERELELVRAYLYIEKERFDSRLETAWSIEPDLHFLLPPLTIQPLVENAVRHGILNRAKGGRVEISVRKHREGYEVTIADNGIGIRAELLSQLLTGPLEPGRGIGLQNTDKRLMRMYGRGLSIESTVLKGTIISFIIPFSKSQASPGAKNIY from the coding sequence ATGACAAAGAAAAAACTTATTGTGGTAATCGTACTTTATCTAATGGGACTTACAGGTCTGCGTTTTCTGTGGATTAGCATTCATCCGCTCCCGCTCCCCCTTAAGGCCGTTCACGGTGTACTTGATTTGCGGGATACCCCGTTCTCAGACGACAAAATTTACAGTCTGAGAGGCGAGTGGGAAATCTATCCTGGTACACTGCTTCCTTCAGGCAGTCGTAACCGTTCCGCCGTTTCTCCAGAGAAAAGCCCCAGCAACATTCACGTACCGGGCAGTTGGAAAGGAGCGATGAAGCAGGAACAGGAAGATTACAGGTATGCCACCTATCGTCTGCGGATTCTGACGGAGCAGCCGGATCAGCGGATTGGATTAATTCTTCCCAAAATAAATTCTTCCTCAGCCCTTTATGTAAACGGCAAAATAGAAGGTCACTCAGGCATCCCTGCTGAAACAGCGCAAGAATACACCGCCCGGGCTGTCCCTTATCCAGTATATTTCAACGCTGTCAACGGTGAAGCTGAACTGGTACTGCAGGTGGCCGACTTTGACACCGACTCAGGTGGGATTCTGCGTCCGGTTTTGTTCGGAAATAGTCAGACCATACATAAGGAGCGCTTGCTTACCATCGGAATGGAGCTTGCCGTCTGCATCGTGCTGCTGCTTCATGCCGCTTATGCCGTCATTCTGTACCTGATCATCCCGCGTCATAAGGTATTACTGTATTTCACGCTGATGGTGATCTTTGCCGCAATCAGCATTTTATCGGATGACGACAGATTGTTAATGCTCTGGCTGCCAATCAGCAACGGCTGGTCGCTCAAACTCTTGCGGCTGGCTTTTTTGGGAACGTTTTTTTTCATGCTGCTTCTGGCCAAACAGCTGTTGTTTCCGAATGAGCGCTTTAAGTGGATGCGGGTGTTGGCCATTATTACCTTATTATTTGGAGGTCTGCTGATTGCCGTTCCCAGCAGCAGTACTCTCTTTTCGGTACTGAGCCATCAATACGGACATCTGCTACTGTGTTTAGCTGTGGGTATTTTTATCATCATCTACAAATCCTTCATACGAAATGAGGAAGGGACGATCTTTCTGCTTCTGGCTATAACCAGTATCATCAGCAGCACCATATGGGGATCTATCAAGAACAATAGCACACTTGGGCTCAGCTTCTATCCCTTTGATCTGATTTTTGCCTTTTTAGCGTTTGCCACGTTCTGGTTCCGCCGCTTCTTCTGGAATGCGGAGCAGACAGCCACGCTGGCCGTAAGCCTACAGCGGTCAATCAAGCAAAAGGATGACTTTCTGGCCAATACCTCACATGAACTGCAAAATCCTCTTCATGGCATTATAAATATTGCTGAAGCGGTACTGTCCAGCGAAAAGAGCACGCTGCACGAGCAGAATGCCGAGGATCTGAGACTGCTTATTACCGTTGGCCGCCGTATGTCCCTCCTGCTCAACGATCTGCTGGATCTGTCACAGCTCCGCGAACACAATATCCAATTGAAGCTGGAAAGCCTCCGTATTCAATCTGCGGCTTCCGGAGTGATCGACATGCTGCGCTTTATGACTGGGGATAAACCCCTCGAGCTAAAGATGGATATTCCAGACAACTTTCCTAATGTAATAGGAGATGAGAAAAGAGTTATCCAAATTCTGTTCAATCTTTTGCAAAATGCCGTTAAATATACAGAGAAGGGCACTATCAGTGTGTATGCGGATATTCACCAGCAAACGGCCCGTATTCATATTATGGACACTGGCATCGGTATGGATCAGGAAACACAGCGAAGAGTGTTTGAGCCTTATGAGCAGGGTGATTCCAGTATGACTGCCATGGGCGGCGGTATCGGTCTTGGACTCAGCATCTGCAAAGAGCTGGTTCAGCTGCACGGCGGAAGCCTGAGTGTAGTCTCAAGCCCACAAGAAGGCTCGGTCTTCACCTTCACTCTCCAATTGGCCGGTGAGCCGGCAGAGAGCATTCTTAAAAACGATGTCTTCCTTCCCGAGTCTGGAGAAGCACCTTCGGTCCCTTATGCGCTGGTTCGGAATCATAGCATAGGTGATTCTGATTCACAATCCAAGTCAAGAGTTCTCGCGGTGGATGATGATCCGGTTAATCTAAAGATACTCACTGCTCTTCTCGCCGAAGATTATGAGATTGTGACCGTTACCAGTGGGCAGGGAGCATTGCTGCTGCTGGATGATGAATCATGGGATCTGGTCATCTCCGACGTAATGATGCCGGTTATGTCCGGGTATGAGCTTACCCGGCGGATCCGTGAACGTTACTCGGTCACAGAACTGCCGGTTCTGCTTCTTACAGCCCGCAACCAGCCACAGGATATCTATACCGGGTTCGGCTCTGGGGCCAATGACTATGTAAGCAAGCCGGTGAATGCGATGGAATTACAGATGCGGGTTCGTTTTTTAACCGATTTGAAACAATCCGTCTCCCGGCAGCTCCGTGTGGAGGCTGCTTATCTGCAGGCGCAAATTCAGCCGCATTTTCTATTCAACACCTTAAATTCCATTTCCGCGCTGGCCTCCTTTGATTCCGAAAGAATGAGTGATTTAATTGATGCCTTTAGCTCCTACTTGCGGTTAAGCTTTAATTTCCTTAATGCTGAGCCTCTAGTGCCGTTAGAACGTGAGCTGGAGCTGGTCAGGGCATATCTGTATATCGAAAAGGAACGTTTTGATAGCCGTCTGGAAACCGCCTGGTCTATCGAACCGGATCTGCATTTCCTGCTTCCTCCGTTAACGATTCAGCCTCTCGTTGAGAACGCAGTCAGACACGGAATTTTGAACCGTGCCAAAGGCGGCAGGGTAGAAATCTCCGTCAGGAAGCACAGAGAGGGTTATGAAGTCACCATTGCCGACAATGGTATTGGCATCCGTGCAGAGCTTCTGTCCCAATTGCTAACCGGACCTCTGGAACCCGGACGGGGGATCGGACTGCAGAACACTGATAAACGGCTGATGCGAATGTATGGCCGTGGACTATCTATCGAAAGCACAGTTCTTAAGGGCACTATAATCAGCTTCATTATTCCATTCAGCAAGTCGCAGGCTTCTCCGGGAGCAAAGAATATTTATTGA
- a CDS encoding RNA polymerase sigma factor: MEEAEWISAVLSGQSQAFGHLVTRYQGMVYRVCIKITGEAESAKDMAQEVFIKAYKALPSFRGQSSFSTWLYRIAYRTCLDWKRANDREWRHRSTADYTENDWVTSQTPEQAALRKEASEELDQNLNSLTEPYRSVVQLYYFQRHSYQEIAEQKGVSVKTVESQLYRARQMMRKSGEEWR, translated from the coding sequence TTGGAAGAGGCAGAATGGATTTCAGCTGTGCTTAGCGGCCAAAGCCAAGCTTTTGGACATTTGGTAACGCGTTATCAGGGCATGGTATACAGAGTATGCATCAAAATTACGGGAGAAGCCGAGTCGGCCAAGGATATGGCCCAGGAAGTCTTCATCAAAGCCTACAAGGCGCTCCCCTCCTTCAGGGGACAATCCTCATTCTCCACCTGGCTGTACCGGATTGCTTACAGGACCTGTCTGGACTGGAAACGGGCGAATGACAGAGAGTGGCGGCACCGCAGTACAGCGGATTATACGGAAAATGATTGGGTCACCTCACAGACGCCGGAGCAAGCTGCGCTCCGCAAGGAAGCCTCGGAGGAGCTGGACCAGAATTTAAACAGTCTCACAGAACCGTACCGGTCGGTCGTGCAGCTGTATTATTTTCAGCGTCACTCCTATCAGGAGATCGCCGAGCAGAAAGGCGTCTCAGTCAAAACAGTTGAATCACAGCTCTATAGAGCCAGACAGATGATGCGCAAAAGCGGGGAGGAATGGCGATGA
- a CDS encoding zf-HC2 domain-containing protein yields MNCATVKEWMPHYIEGMLSPEVELNIRLHIEACPDCSSWLEEAKGLAALWSDMERGVDTLEPLDFPDLTGDVMAHIEKLETGRRERATKATMARRRTAPGTSWMHYGVAVGLTFLLLQFGVFEDLAYGINEINGQMSTSVTAWFNPK; encoded by the coding sequence ATGAATTGTGCTACAGTCAAAGAATGGATGCCGCATTATATCGAAGGCATGCTGTCTCCAGAAGTGGAGCTGAATATCCGCCTGCACATTGAAGCTTGTCCCGACTGCTCATCGTGGCTGGAGGAAGCTAAAGGGCTTGCTGCACTATGGAGCGATATGGAACGTGGAGTAGACACACTGGAACCTCTGGATTTTCCTGATCTTACCGGAGATGTGATGGCACATATTGAAAAGCTTGAAACGGGACGCCGGGAACGCGCCACAAAAGCGACCATGGCCAGACGCCGTACTGCACCGGGAACCTCGTGGATGCATTATGGAGTTGCTGTAGGCTTGACCTTCCTGCTGCTGCAGTTTGGTGTTTTTGAAGATTTAGCCTATGGAATCAACGAGATCAACGGGCAGATGTCCACTTCGGTGACGGCGTGGTTTAATCCCAAGTGA